A genomic stretch from Nocardia wallacei includes:
- a CDS encoding sensor histidine kinase, which produces MRRRILLSMLAALTLTTVVLGIPLGFTAWQWVADITRGDLRARLDRMAVEIVAQERDDGQVHGALDLRSVRPLIPPGGRLTVVYPTPEDSAMRVDAGVPKVDDPVVESLSMGTSGSLRLEVPAAPMHSMQRQAVGAVALVALASLAAGAAVAVVTARRVADPLRDVAARAARIAVGDFRLDTRRHGITELDRVSDVLDSAAVEIAGRLQREHALVADVSHQLRSRLTAVRLRLDELSVHDDPDVVHEAEEAMAQVDRLTEAIDDLVRASRDEGAADRDPVPVVEELRGVVAEWRHPFTEAGRKLILSGDPTLTAPVTGSRLREALAVLVDNALMHGGGDCTVSVRTVYGGPDREPLVAVEVADEGDGVSDDLAPHIFDRGFSGAGSTGVGLALARALIEADGGRLELHRRRPALFAVFLGKPSAGKGENGSATSEPR; this is translated from the coding sequence ATGCGCCGCCGAATTCTGCTGTCGATGCTGGCTGCCCTGACCCTCACCACGGTGGTGCTGGGCATCCCGCTCGGTTTCACCGCCTGGCAGTGGGTGGCCGATATCACCCGCGGCGACCTGCGCGCGCGGCTGGACCGGATGGCCGTCGAGATCGTCGCCCAGGAGCGCGACGACGGCCAGGTGCACGGGGCGCTGGACCTGCGCTCGGTGCGGCCGCTCATCCCGCCGGGCGGGCGGCTCACGGTGGTGTATCCCACGCCGGAGGATTCCGCCATGCGCGTCGACGCGGGCGTGCCGAAGGTGGACGATCCCGTGGTGGAGTCGCTGTCCATGGGCACGTCGGGTTCGCTGCGGCTGGAAGTCCCGGCGGCGCCGATGCATTCGATGCAGCGGCAGGCGGTGGGTGCGGTGGCGCTGGTGGCGCTGGCCTCGCTGGCGGCGGGCGCGGCGGTGGCGGTGGTGACCGCGCGCCGGGTGGCCGATCCGCTGCGCGATGTCGCGGCCCGCGCCGCGCGGATCGCGGTCGGCGACTTCCGGCTGGACACCCGGCGGCACGGCATCACGGAACTGGATCGCGTGTCCGACGTCTTGGATTCGGCCGCCGTCGAGATCGCCGGTCGGCTGCAGCGCGAGCACGCGCTGGTCGCCGACGTCTCGCATCAGCTGCGCAGCCGCCTGACCGCGGTGCGATTGCGCCTGGACGAGCTGTCGGTGCACGACGATCCGGACGTGGTGCACGAGGCCGAGGAGGCGATGGCGCAGGTCGACCGCCTGACCGAGGCCATCGACGATCTGGTGCGCGCCTCCCGCGACGAGGGCGCCGCCGACCGCGACCCGGTGCCCGTGGTGGAGGAGTTGCGCGGCGTGGTGGCCGAGTGGCGGCACCCGTTCACCGAGGCGGGCCGCAAGTTGATCCTGTCGGGCGACCCGACCCTGACCGCCCCGGTGACCGGCTCCCGGTTGCGCGAGGCGCTGGCGGTGCTGGTCGACAACGCCCTGATGCACGGCGGCGGCGATTGCACGGTGTCGGTGCGCACCGTCTACGGCGGCCCCGACCGGGAACCGCTGGTGGCCGTCGAGGTGGCCGACGAGGGCGACGGCGTCAGCGACGATCTCGCCCCGCACATCTTCGACCGCGGTTTCTCCGGCGCCGGATCCACCGGCGTCGGCCTCGCCCTGGCCCGCGCCCTCATCGAAGCCGACGGTGGCCGCCTCGAACTGCACCGCCGTCGCCCCGCCCTGTTCGCCGTGTTCCTCGGCAAGCCGAGTGCGGGGAAGGGCGAGAACGGAAGCGCCACCAGCGAACCGAGGTGA
- a CDS encoding response regulator transcription factor → MTAVLLAEDDEAIAAPLSRALGREGYSVTVESFGPAVLQRALEGGHDLLILDLGLPGMDGLEVCRQVRARGADLAVLMLTARTDEVDFVVGLDAGADDYVGKPFRLAELLARVRALLRRSGIGDEAVEVGGIRLEPQARRVLVNGHEVNLANKEYELLKVLMDKAGQVVPRETILREVWGDADLRGSKTLDMHMSWLRRKIGDEGPVAERRIVTVRGVGFRFNTD, encoded by the coding sequence GTGACCGCTGTACTGCTGGCCGAAGACGACGAGGCCATCGCGGCCCCGCTCTCCCGGGCGCTGGGGCGCGAGGGCTACTCGGTGACCGTGGAGAGCTTCGGTCCCGCGGTGCTGCAACGCGCCCTCGAGGGCGGGCACGACCTGCTGATCCTGGATCTCGGCCTGCCCGGCATGGACGGTCTGGAGGTGTGCCGGCAGGTGCGGGCGCGCGGCGCGGATCTGGCGGTGCTGATGCTCACCGCGCGCACCGACGAGGTCGACTTCGTGGTCGGCCTGGACGCCGGCGCGGACGATTACGTGGGCAAACCGTTCCGGCTGGCGGAGTTGCTGGCTCGGGTGCGGGCCTTGTTGCGGCGGAGCGGAATCGGTGACGAGGCGGTCGAGGTGGGTGGCATCCGGCTGGAGCCGCAGGCGCGCCGGGTGCTGGTCAACGGGCACGAGGTGAACCTGGCCAACAAGGAGTACGAACTGCTCAAGGTGCTCATGGACAAGGCCGGTCAGGTGGTGCCGCGCGAGACGATCCTGCGGGAGGTGTGGGGCGACGCCGATCTGCGCGGCTCCAAGACCCTCGATATGCATATGTCCTGGCTGCGTCGCAAGATCGGGGACGAGGGGCCGGTGGCCGAGCGCCGGATCGTGACCGTCCGCGGCGTCGGCTTCCGGTTCAACACCGACTGA
- a CDS encoding PH domain-containing protein, giving the protein MGYPEELLAPEERLLLHRHPHWKMLFWPAITLIVATAVAGFAGGFAYRNTEATARTAVLVAVVAIWVGLLLWRCAAPVLRWKSTHFIITDRRVLVREGVLTHTGIDIPMNRIANIQFRHGLFDRLLGTGTLIIDAASGDPLEYDDIPQVQKVHALLYHEVFDNPHSPPYDRGRSGHR; this is encoded by the coding sequence ATGGGCTACCCGGAGGAGCTGCTCGCACCCGAGGAGCGGTTGCTGCTGCACCGTCATCCGCATTGGAAGATGTTGTTCTGGCCCGCGATCACGCTGATCGTGGCCACGGCCGTCGCCGGGTTCGCCGGGGGCTTCGCCTACCGCAACACCGAGGCCACCGCCCGCACCGCCGTGCTCGTCGCCGTCGTGGCGATCTGGGTGGGGCTGCTGCTGTGGCGCTGCGCGGCGCCCGTACTCCGATGGAAGTCAACGCATTTCATCATCACCGATCGGCGCGTGCTGGTCCGCGAGGGTGTCCTCACCCACACCGGCATCGACATCCCGATGAACCGGATCGCCAATATCCAGTTCCGGCACGGGCTTTTCGACCGCCTGCTCGGCACCGGCACCCTGATCATCGACGCGGCCTCCGGCGATCCGCTGGAGTACGACGACATCCCGCAGGTTCAGAAGGTGCACGCGCTGCTGTACCACGAGGTCTTCGACAATCCGCACAGCCCGCCCTACGACCGCGGCCGGTCCGGCCATCGTTAG
- a CDS encoding acyl-ACP desaturase, whose translation MTEELTQLEILRELEPVAEQNLNRHLSMAKDWHPHDYIPWDQGRNFAAMGGVDWEPEQSTLSEVARIAMITNLLTEDNLPSYHREISENFSQDGAWGTWVGRWTAEENRHGIVIRDYLVVTRGVDPVALEQARMIHMTTGAHSPDDWGGFLENVAYVTFQELATRVSHRNTGRVCDDPVADRMLQRVAADENLHMIFYRTLCAAGLDLVPDQALEAIVKVLTNFTMPGYGMPDFRRNGAMMAKHGIYDLRQHHEEVVAPVLKNWNIFGRNDFGPRGEQARERLAAYLEKLAADVVKFEEQRDRLLARERARELALV comes from the coding sequence GTGACCGAGGAACTGACTCAGCTGGAAATACTGCGCGAGCTCGAGCCGGTGGCCGAGCAGAACCTGAACAGGCATCTGTCCATGGCCAAGGACTGGCACCCACACGACTACATACCGTGGGACCAGGGCCGCAACTTCGCCGCCATGGGCGGAGTGGACTGGGAGCCCGAGCAATCCACGCTGAGCGAGGTCGCCCGGATCGCGATGATCACCAACCTGCTGACCGAGGACAATCTGCCCTCCTACCACCGCGAGATCTCCGAGAACTTCTCCCAGGACGGCGCCTGGGGCACCTGGGTCGGCCGCTGGACCGCCGAGGAGAATCGTCACGGCATCGTGATCCGCGACTACCTCGTGGTCACCCGCGGCGTGGACCCGGTCGCGCTCGAACAGGCACGGATGATCCACATGACCACCGGCGCCCACTCGCCCGACGACTGGGGCGGATTCCTGGAGAACGTCGCCTACGTGACCTTCCAGGAGCTGGCCACCCGGGTCAGCCACCGCAACACCGGCCGGGTCTGCGACGACCCGGTCGCCGACCGCATGCTGCAGCGCGTCGCCGCCGACGAGAACCTGCACATGATCTTCTACCGGACGCTGTGCGCCGCAGGACTGGATCTGGTGCCCGACCAGGCGCTCGAGGCGATCGTCAAGGTGCTCACCAACTTCACCATGCCCGGCTACGGCATGCCCGACTTCCGCCGCAACGGCGCCATGATGGCCAAGCACGGCATCTACGACCTGCGCCAGCATCACGAGGAAGTGGTCGCCCCGGTGCTGAAGAACTGGAACATCTTCGGGCGCAACGATTTCGGGCCGCGCGGCGAGCAGGCCCGGGAGCGGCTCGCGGCCTACCTGGAGAAGCTGGCGGCGGACGTGGTCAAGTTCGAGGAGCAGCGCGATCGGCTGCTGGCGCGCGAACGAGCACGTGAACTCGCACTGGTGTAG
- a CDS encoding biotin--[acetyl-CoA-carboxylase] ligase — translation MQRPPLDSGLLRRSVAELPELSLFSRIDVVEATGSTNADLLALADDPDADGRVLVAETQRTGRGRHDRVFVSPPRAQIAMSVLLRLGGVDPSALGWLPLLAGVATVDAVRDTTGLRADLKWPNDVLIDGRKTAGILAEVAAGPDGPVVVLGIGLNVSLTEDELPVPHATSLVLAGAPEVDRTALVLSMLREFAGYFTAWRAAGWDPSGLAREYRTRCATLGASVRAELPGGEVLTGTATDVDGQGRLLIGDRAVSAGDVTHLRAQV, via the coding sequence ATGCAGAGGCCACCATTGGATTCGGGACTGCTGCGGCGTAGCGTCGCCGAACTCCCGGAGTTGTCGTTGTTCTCCCGCATCGACGTGGTGGAGGCGACCGGTTCCACCAACGCCGACCTGCTGGCGCTGGCCGACGACCCGGATGCCGACGGCCGCGTGCTGGTCGCGGAGACGCAGCGCACCGGCCGCGGCCGGCACGATCGCGTGTTCGTGAGCCCGCCGCGGGCCCAGATCGCGATGTCGGTGCTGCTGCGGCTGGGCGGCGTCGACCCGTCGGCACTGGGCTGGCTGCCGCTGCTGGCGGGCGTGGCGACGGTGGACGCGGTGCGCGACACCACCGGCCTGCGGGCGGACCTGAAATGGCCCAACGATGTCCTGATCGACGGTCGTAAGACCGCGGGCATCCTGGCCGAGGTCGCGGCCGGACCGGACGGACCGGTGGTGGTGCTCGGCATCGGCCTCAACGTCAGCCTGACCGAGGACGAGCTGCCGGTGCCGCACGCCACATCGCTGGTCCTCGCCGGTGCTCCCGAGGTCGACCGCACCGCACTGGTGCTCTCGATGCTGCGGGAGTTCGCCGGATATTTCACCGCGTGGCGTGCCGCCGGATGGGACCCCTCCGGCCTGGCCCGCGAGTACCGTACGCGCTGCGCCACTCTCGGCGCATCCGTGCGCGCGGAGCTGCCCGGCGGCGAGGTGCTGACCGGAACCGCCACCGACGTGGACGGTCAGGGGCGGTTGCTGATCGGCGACCGGGCGGTGTCGGCGGGCGACGTCACCCATCTGCGGGCGCAAGTCTGA
- a CDS encoding DUF1707 domain-containing protein translates to MADSPDIRIGTAEREKAMEQLSQHFAAGRLSVAEFDERSGVIAAAVTRGDLVQVFADLPQPVADEPGPPRPRPGGRPQVRGPAMGLTVIVALVLFFTTGSWLWFLMIPAAGILIGSVARGGGRRRHEILAEHRLEAEAHRLEIEQHRREMKQQARELRQQYRNRRRGR, encoded by the coding sequence ATGGCTGACTCTCCCGACATCCGCATCGGTACCGCGGAGCGCGAAAAGGCCATGGAGCAGCTCTCGCAGCATTTCGCCGCCGGGCGGCTCTCGGTGGCGGAGTTCGACGAACGCAGCGGCGTGATCGCCGCGGCGGTGACGCGCGGTGATCTCGTGCAGGTGTTCGCCGACCTGCCGCAGCCGGTGGCCGACGAGCCCGGCCCGCCGCGGCCCCGGCCGGGGGGTCGGCCGCAGGTGCGCGGCCCCGCGATGGGCCTCACCGTCATCGTGGCGCTGGTGCTGTTCTTCACCACCGGCAGTTGGCTCTGGTTCTTGATGATCCCGGCCGCGGGCATCCTGATCGGGTCGGTCGCGCGCGGCGGCGGTCGGCGTCGCCACGAGATCCTGGCCGAACATCGCCTGGAGGCCGAGGCGCATCGTCTGGAGATCGAGCAGCACCGCCGGGAGATGAAGCAGCAGGCCCGCGAACTCCGGCAGCAGTATCGCAACCGGCGGCGGGGCCGGTAG
- a CDS encoding serine/threonine-protein kinase: protein MAARTFGKYRLDRMIGRGSVGEVWLARDTVADRSVALKILTITAAEDPDYRRRFEREARIGASLSNPHIVPIHDFGEQDGRLFLDMAHVPGTDLARRLRPGPIGVPEAVDIVSQIAEALDAAHAAGLIHRDVKPANIIVHASGFAYLIDFGIARAPNQTTITATGFTVGTLAYMAPERFTGQADARSDIYSLACVLFECLTAQRPFGDTDPVQQLHAHLRADPPRPSADNPAIPQALDAVIARGMAKNAENRYATAGDLAAAARAAIDMPHPVPRTPPLAEQSGPATRATGQPASPWSSASESTSALPSGTGTPGRPVRPTRAFPETPPAQANSPAQSLAPAASQGAAPGHPQPPPQGYAEPHGPSRPLPPTRAMPDSPVDAAGRPLRPTRVMPNDPAAQADSRSPVDSAGRPLRATRVMPNDPVDGAGQSAHSTRVMPDEQVDSAGRPLRPTRVMPGPGGGRAPWRPGGAGGGTARQPVRPEPRQRSVVKIATVVVGVAVLGFALVAACTAVLTQGGGGQPGRQPAGSVTATAEPRATTAPPTGKDWPPPGYTLPFPTEFPTSFQFPIPTLQFPAPQSHKPNKEDKKQER, encoded by the coding sequence ATGGCGGCGCGGACGTTCGGCAAATATCGGCTCGACCGGATGATCGGGCGGGGTTCGGTCGGTGAGGTGTGGCTGGCCCGCGACACGGTCGCCGATCGGTCCGTGGCGCTGAAGATCCTCACCATCACCGCGGCCGAGGACCCGGACTACCGGCGGCGGTTCGAGCGGGAGGCGCGCATCGGCGCGAGCCTGAGCAATCCGCACATCGTGCCGATCCACGACTTCGGTGAGCAGGACGGGCGGCTGTTCCTGGACATGGCGCACGTGCCCGGCACCGATCTGGCCAGGCGACTGCGGCCCGGGCCGATCGGGGTGCCCGAGGCCGTCGACATCGTCTCCCAGATCGCCGAGGCCCTCGACGCGGCGCATGCGGCCGGGCTGATTCATCGCGATGTCAAACCCGCCAACATCATCGTGCACGCGAGCGGTTTCGCGTACCTCATCGATTTCGGCATCGCGCGGGCGCCGAATCAGACCACCATCACCGCAACGGGTTTCACGGTGGGCACGCTGGCCTACATGGCCCCGGAACGATTCACCGGCCAAGCCGACGCCCGCTCGGACATCTACTCGCTGGCCTGCGTGCTGTTCGAATGTCTCACCGCCCAGCGGCCGTTCGGCGACACCGACCCCGTCCAGCAACTACACGCTCACCTCCGCGCGGACCCCCCGCGTCCCTCGGCCGACAATCCCGCCATCCCGCAGGCCCTGGACGCCGTCATCGCCCGCGGCATGGCCAAGAACGCCGAGAACCGCTACGCCACCGCCGGCGACCTGGCCGCCGCCGCCCGCGCGGCCATCGACATGCCCCACCCCGTCCCCCGTACTCCTCCGCTGGCCGAGCAATCCGGACCCGCCACCCGGGCAACGGGCCAACCCGCGTCCCCTTGGTCCTCCGCCTCGGAATCCACATCCGCGCTACCGTCCGGCACCGGCACACCCGGCCGGCCCGTCCGCCCAACCCGTGCGTTTCCGGAAACACCACCGGCACAAGCGAACTCCCCCGCACAATCGCTCGCTCCCGCCGCCTCGCAGGGGGCCGCGCCGGGGCACCCACAGCCGCCTCCGCAAGGTTACGCGGAGCCGCACGGGCCGAGCCGACCGCTACCTCCCACTCGCGCGATGCCGGACAGCCCGGTCGACGCCGCCGGGCGACCGTTGCGTCCCACTCGCGTCATGCCGAACGATCCAGCCGCGCAAGCGGATTCGCGTAGCCCGGTCGATTCGGCCGGGCGGCCGCTGCGGGCCACCCGGGTCATGCCGAACGATCCGGTCGATGGGGCGGGGCAGTCGGCGCATTCCACTCGGGTAATGCCGGACGAGCAGGTCGATTCGGCCGGGCGGCCCCTGCGGCCCACTCGCGTCATGCCCGGGCCCGGTGGGGGCCGAGCGCCGTGGCGGCCGGGCGGAGCCGGGGGTGGCACGGCTCGGCAGCCGGTCCGGCCCGAGCCGCGACAGCGGTCGGTGGTCAAGATCGCCACCGTGGTGGTGGGTGTGGCCGTGCTCGGGTTCGCCCTCGTCGCGGCGTGCACTGCGGTACTGACGCAGGGTGGCGGCGGGCAGCCCGGGCGGCAGCCCGCCGGATCCGTGACCGCGACGGCCGAGCCGCGGGCAACCACCGCCCCGCCGACGGGCAAGGACTGGCCCCCGCCGGGATACACCCTGCCGTTCCCCACCGAATTCCCGACCTCGTTCCAATTCCCGATCCCCACACTGCAATTCCCCGCCCCGCAGTCCCACAAGCCGAACAAGGAAGACAAGAAGCAGGAACGCTGA